Proteins encoded in a region of the Triticum dicoccoides isolate Atlit2015 ecotype Zavitan chromosome 3A, WEW_v2.0, whole genome shotgun sequence genome:
- the LOC119267036 gene encoding chaperone protein dnaJ 20, chloroplastic-like — MPQLAASPAPAAFAVAGGGGRAGFRPPPRAATRARAAAAAASGAASAYTAVQQQPTFYDLLGISAEGSSFEDVRAAYRRMARKYHPDVSPPDAAKEHTRRFIQVQEAYETLSDPSRRTTYDRALARGVCRLAFSPAARRHDASAFYHQEQEEKSGWRTSWEGQISELKKRSTVKDAEENLSWGAQMRRRRAEQL, encoded by the exons ATGCCCCAGCTCGCCGCCTCCCCCGCGCCCGCCGCCTTCGCcgtcgcgggcggcgggggccgcgCCGGGTTCCGGCCCCCGCCCCGCGCGGCgacgcgggcgcgggcggcggcggcggccgcttcCGGAGCCGCGAGCGCGTACACGGCGGTTCAGCAGCAGCCGACGTTCTACGACCTGCTGGGGATCTCGGCGGAGGGGAGCAGCTTCGAGGACGTGAGGGCGGCCTACCGGCGGATGGCGCGCAAGTACCACCCGGACGTGTCCCCGCCGGACGCCGCCAAGGAGCACACCCGCCGCTTCATCCAGGTGCAGGAGGCCTACGAGACGCTCTCCGACCCCAGCCGCCGCACCACCTACGACCGCGCCCTCGCCCGCGGCGTCTGCCGCCTCGCCTTCTCCCCCGCCGCGCGGCGCCACGACGCCTCCGCCTTCTACCACCAG GAACAGGAAGAGAAGTCTGGCTGGAGGACATCGTGGGAAGGCCAAATATCCGAGCTGAAGAAGCGGAGCACGGTGAAGGATGCAGAAGAGAACCTATCCTGGGGAGCTCAGATGCGAAGAAGAAGGGCCGAACAATTGTGA